One Pseudonocardia abyssalis DNA segment encodes these proteins:
- a CDS encoding TetR/AcrR family transcriptional regulator, whose protein sequence is MTAPGSDPDLPASPAADGPPAATVRTASRSVPVPVSVPARPGPAESRSGPATSREPGPGPRARRAARRAEIVTAAARIFADQGYAAVGMREVAEAVGIRGASLYHHFASKEEILYAVCLTVTEEPNALTLPLLDAPGTPSHRLAALVRAHLQHLDRRRVEHIVGLHEMAALSPEHRAVIDDHRRWYQRRVRDCVAAGMAAGEFAVPDARLAAFAICDMLNGVSHWFQADRELDLDDVVEGYVDLVVGRLLGSPDHY, encoded by the coding sequence ATGACGGCGCCGGGGTCTGACCCGGACCTGCCGGCGTCGCCCGCCGCGGACGGGCCGCCCGCCGCAACCGTGCGGACCGCGTCCCGGTCCGTCCCGGTCCCGGTTTCGGTCCCGGCCCGGCCCGGTCCGGCCGAGTCGCGGTCCGGCCCGGCCACGTCCCGGGAGCCGGGGCCCGGTCCGCGTGCGCGGCGGGCCGCGCGACGTGCGGAGATCGTCACCGCCGCCGCGCGGATCTTCGCCGACCAGGGCTACGCCGCGGTCGGGATGCGCGAGGTCGCCGAGGCCGTCGGCATCCGCGGCGCGAGTCTCTACCACCACTTCGCGTCGAAGGAGGAGATCCTCTACGCGGTCTGCCTGACCGTCACCGAGGAGCCCAACGCCCTCACCCTCCCCCTGCTGGACGCGCCCGGCACCCCCTCGCACCGCCTCGCCGCGCTCGTCCGCGCCCACCTGCAGCACCTGGACCGGCGCCGGGTCGAGCACATCGTCGGGCTGCACGAGATGGCGGCGCTGAGCCCCGAGCACCGCGCGGTGATCGACGACCACCGACGCTGGTACCAGCGTCGCGTCCGCGACTGCGTCGCCGCCGGGATGGCCGCCGGGGAGTTCGCGGTGCCGGACGCCCGGCTCGCCGCGTTCGCCATCTGCGACATGCTCAACGGCGTCTCGCACTGGTTCCAGGCCGACCGCGAGCTGGACCTCGACGACGTCGTCGAGGGGTACGTCGACCTGGTCGTCGGGCGGCTGCTGGGGTCGCCGGACCACTACTGA
- a CDS encoding nitroreductase family protein, whose product MELTEVMRTTGTCRYFRPEPVPDEVLHRAFDAARFGPQGGNRQPVRWVVVRETATKQALADLYLPLWKAYFDGIASGEVNVGALPKTVLDADHFAENLATVPAIVVACAELDGLHPTDTGLDRLSVVGGGSIYPTVQNLCLALRNEGVGTAFTTLLCITEPAVRELLSIPEGFITAGHIAIGYPERPFPTKLARMPVEDIVYAESFDRPLFAS is encoded by the coding sequence ATGGAGCTGACCGAGGTCATGCGAACGACCGGCACCTGCCGGTACTTCCGCCCCGAGCCCGTGCCCGACGAGGTGCTGCACCGCGCGTTCGACGCCGCCCGGTTCGGTCCGCAGGGCGGCAATCGCCAACCCGTCCGCTGGGTGGTGGTCCGCGAGACGGCCACCAAGCAGGCGCTCGCCGACCTCTACCTGCCGTTGTGGAAGGCCTACTTCGACGGCATCGCCAGCGGCGAGGTCAACGTCGGTGCGCTCCCGAAGACCGTCCTGGACGCCGACCACTTCGCCGAGAACCTGGCGACCGTGCCCGCGATCGTCGTCGCGTGCGCCGAGCTCGACGGCCTGCACCCCACCGACACCGGGCTCGACCGGCTCTCGGTCGTCGGCGGCGGCTCGATCTACCCGACGGTGCAGAACCTGTGCCTCGCGCTGCGCAACGAGGGCGTCGGCACCGCGTTCACCACGCTGCTGTGCATCACCGAGCCCGCCGTGCGCGAGCTGCTGTCGATCCCGGAGGGGTTCATCACCGCAGGTCACATCGCGATCGGCTACCCGGAGCGGCCGTTCCCGACGAAGCTGGCACGGATGCCCGTCGAGGACATCGTGTACGCGGAGTCGTTCGACCGGCCCCTGTTCGCGTCGTGA
- the yidD gene encoding membrane protein insertion efficiency factor YidD, which translates to MRRGPGEETPAERRRRREEEERHRRQEEARKRREDVGDALDGAADVGEAGSGFEVPVGGGRGSGRTSGGRADGTSSWGCDGWGGGGGSRGSGSSGISGSSGGRSGGSGCDGCDGCDCNLTLLSLTRLSTLLLLAAAVLPDIGGGAVVRLIRFYRRRLTSLTPRCPSTPSCSAYALAVVEERGVRRGLVLAARRVRECGR; encoded by the coding sequence ATGCGGCGCGGTCCCGGTGAGGAGACCCCGGCGGAGCGGCGGCGGCGGCGCGAGGAGGAGGAGCGGCACAGGCGCCAGGAGGAGGCCCGCAAGCGGCGGGAGGACGTGGGCGACGCCCTCGACGGGGCGGCGGACGTCGGGGAGGCCGGGTCGGGGTTCGAGGTGCCGGTCGGTGGCGGCCGCGGCAGCGGCCGCACCTCCGGTGGGCGTGCCGACGGGACCAGCAGCTGGGGTTGTGACGGCTGGGGCGGCGGCGGGGGCTCCCGCGGGTCGGGCTCGTCGGGGATCTCCGGCTCGTCCGGGGGCCGTTCCGGCGGCAGCGGGTGCGACGGGTGCGACGGGTGCGACTGCAACCTGACGCTGCTCTCGCTGACCCGGCTCTCGACCCTGCTCCTGCTGGCCGCCGCGGTGCTACCCGACATCGGCGGGGGTGCGGTGGTCCGCCTGATCCGGTTCTACCGCCGCCGGCTCACCAGCCTCACGCCCCGCTGCCCGTCGACGCCGAGCTGCAGCGCCTACGCACTGGCCGTCGTCGAGGAGCGGGGCGTGCGCCGCGGGTTGGTGCTGGCGGCGCGGCGCGTCCGGGAGTGCGGCCGGTAG
- a CDS encoding class I adenylate-forming enzyme family protein, which yields MTLAPQHRAAIGRATLGDQLRRHARTRGDKVAVVAYAPDRVETTYAQLDDRANRFARLLLAASVVRGDVVAVMARNGVDVIALYYGALKIGAALTVVNVMFGEREIARQLDSARPRAVFAAAEFAPLLPDATLFGADLDAALALLEPGEPDADVDEHDVAMIVYTSGTEAAPKGVLIPHRNYLISTAPAWSWGLQTGPEDTWLFVMPFSTIAGLGSMTTLTLMGATLVLPATVDPASSLEIVERERITVIAQTPTFYLALASADGFGPDAVGSVRRAMTYGGQIAPAAVSAWSTAAPDVRWGTYWGQSELSQLGTVGWFATIDDIPGGGDPSWIGKPVSHLEVRVVDAEGNDAEVGELICRSPSVMLGYHDDPERTEAALASGWLHTGDIVRVDAEGNLFFHDRLTDMIKSGGMNVSSQEVERELHAHPDVLRAAVVGLPDPYWSEAVTAFVVPKPGTEPDPAALIAFCRERMAGFKAPKAVHLVTELPVDVQGKVLKRELRR from the coding sequence GTGACGCTCGCCCCGCAGCACCGCGCCGCGATCGGCCGGGCCACGCTGGGCGACCAGCTCCGCCGCCACGCCCGCACCCGCGGTGACAAGGTGGCCGTGGTCGCCTACGCCCCGGATCGGGTGGAGACGACCTACGCCCAGCTCGACGACCGCGCGAACCGCTTCGCCCGGCTGCTGCTCGCGGCGTCGGTGGTGCGGGGGGACGTCGTCGCGGTGATGGCGCGCAACGGCGTCGACGTCATCGCGCTCTACTACGGCGCGCTCAAGATCGGCGCCGCGCTCACCGTCGTCAACGTCATGTTCGGGGAGCGCGAGATCGCCCGGCAGCTGGACAGTGCGCGACCGAGGGCGGTGTTCGCGGCGGCGGAGTTCGCGCCGCTGCTGCCCGACGCCACCCTCTTCGGCGCCGATCTCGACGCCGCGCTCGCCCTGCTGGAGCCGGGGGAGCCCGACGCCGACGTCGACGAGCACGACGTCGCGATGATCGTCTACACCAGCGGCACCGAGGCCGCGCCCAAGGGCGTGCTCATCCCGCACCGCAACTACCTGATCTCCACCGCGCCCGCGTGGAGCTGGGGGCTGCAGACCGGGCCCGAGGACACGTGGTTGTTCGTCATGCCGTTCTCGACGATCGCCGGGCTCGGCTCGATGACGACGTTGACGTTGATGGGGGCCACGCTCGTCCTGCCCGCGACGGTCGACCCGGCGTCGAGTCTGGAGATCGTCGAGCGCGAGCGGATCACGGTGATCGCCCAGACACCCACGTTCTACCTCGCGCTGGCCTCCGCCGACGGGTTCGGGCCGGACGCCGTCGGCAGCGTGCGCCGGGCGATGACCTACGGCGGGCAGATCGCGCCGGCCGCCGTCTCGGCCTGGTCGACGGCCGCCCCGGACGTGCGGTGGGGCACCTACTGGGGCCAGTCGGAGCTCTCGCAGCTGGGCACGGTCGGCTGGTTCGCGACGATCGACGACATCCCCGGCGGCGGCGACCCGTCGTGGATCGGGAAGCCGGTCTCGCACCTGGAGGTCCGCGTCGTCGACGCCGAGGGGAACGACGCCGAGGTCGGCGAGCTGATCTGCCGGTCGCCGTCGGTGATGCTCGGCTACCACGACGACCCGGAGCGCACCGAGGCCGCGCTGGCGTCGGGCTGGCTGCACACCGGCGACATCGTGCGCGTCGACGCCGAGGGCAACCTGTTCTTCCACGACCGGCTCACCGACATGATCAAGTCGGGTGGGATGAACGTGTCGTCGCAGGAGGTGGAGCGGGAGCTGCACGCCCACCCCGACGTGCTGCGCGCGGCGGTCGTCGGGCTGCCGGACCCGTACTGGTCCGAGGCCGTCACCGCGTTCGTCGTGCCGAAGCCGGGCACCGAGCCCGATCCGGCCGCGCTCATCGCGTTCTGCCGGGAGCGGATGGCGGGGTTCAAGGCGCCCAAGGCCGTGCACCTGGTCACCGAGCTGCCGGTCGACGTCCAGGGCAAAGTGCTGAAACGGGAGCTGCGCCGATGA
- a CDS encoding ATP-dependent helicase: protein MTALDGFSPATRDWFTGAFAAPTAAQEGAWNAAQAGRHALVVAPTGSGKTLAAFLWALDRLASSPVPDEPKHRCRVLYVSPLKALAVDVQRNLRSPLTGIRQAAQRLGHAVPDVTVGMRTGDTPADERRSFMRTPPDVLVTTPESLFLILTSAARESLKGVETVILDEVHAVAGTKRGAHLALSLERLDELLAQPAQRIGLSATVRPLDEVSTFLAGARPVEIVQPAIPKTIQVTVEVPVPDLAALDARPAPGSSDEEVIGSAAGTAQKPSIWPAVERRLLELVRSHRSTIVFSNSRRLAERLTSRLNELAAEEAEGAQDLDDPDAAFPAEAVGQSGIGGGAPPTVAKAHHGSMSREQRTLVEEELKAGLLPCVVATSSLELGIDMGAVDLVVQVEAPPSVASGLQRVGRAGHQVGAISTGVVFPKFRGDLVSCAVVAERMSSGQIESMRYPRNPLDVLAQQIVAMVALEPWALDDLTRVVRRAAPFAALPDSALHSVLDMLAGRYPSEEFGELRARITWDRVTDTLQGRPGAQRLAVTSGGTIPDRGLFTVMTPGGADGAGSRVGELDEEMVYESRVGDTFLLGTSSWRVEDITHDRVIVTPAPGVPARMPFWKGESIGRPLELGRAVGAFVREMSALPDADARERATAAGLDTWAIDNLLAYLHEQRDATRHVPSDRTILVERFRDELGDWRLVVHSPFGRQVNGPWALAITARMRERRGVECQASAGDDGIVLRLPDAVDESGTEVVPTAEDVLLDPAEVEQIVVAELGGSSLYASRFRECAARSLLLPRRDPKRRAPLWQQRQKSAQLLAVAGRYEQFPVTLEAMRECVQDVYDLPGLRSLMADVQGRKVQVVEVATPAPSPFARSLLFGYVGMFLYEADAPLAERRAAALSLDSTLLAELLGSEAIRELLDPEVLAEVEASLQRLAGDRHARDAEGAADLLRFLGDLTTAEAAARGVAVEWLQGLESARRAIRVRIGGEERWLAIEDAGRVRDALGAALPVGVPEAFTEPVTDPLGDLVLRYARTHGPFASADCAARFGLGVAVVAGVLDRLVGSGRVVRGELRPGAEGIEYCDAEVLRRLRRGSLARLRAEVEPVEQRALGRFLPAWQGVRTGAEDGRRGRMRRAPGAEDVLGVVEQLAGAPLPASALESLILPARLPGYTPALLDELTAAGEVTWTGCGPLAGNDGWLAVAPADVADLLLPEPETDLADAPLHRAVLGALDGGGALFFRELAERAGRALVADGEPSPGDDAVVAAIWDLVWAGLLTNDTLGPLRARLSGGKGGAHRTKRTASRGRYAQLRAGRPSMPSRGGPPSVGGRWALGVAREPDATRRAHARAEAFLERHGVLTRGALGTERVVGGFAAVYRVLRAMEDSGRARRGYVVEGLGAAQFAVPGAIDRLRAMSRPDGAVSEEGGLSRVVLAAADPAQPYGAALPWPATVGETKHRPGRKAGALVVLVEGAPALYVERGGRSLLSFTTEPTELTAAAQALAGAVHEGWLGSLAVEKADGVGSLGSELADVLTEAGFRVTPKGLRLRA from the coding sequence ATGACCGCGCTCGACGGGTTCTCCCCCGCCACCCGTGACTGGTTCACGGGGGCCTTCGCCGCGCCCACCGCAGCCCAGGAGGGCGCGTGGAACGCCGCGCAGGCCGGGCGGCACGCGCTCGTCGTCGCGCCCACGGGCTCGGGCAAGACGCTGGCGGCGTTCCTGTGGGCGCTCGACCGGTTGGCGTCCTCGCCGGTGCCCGACGAGCCCAAGCACCGGTGCCGCGTGCTGTACGTCTCGCCCCTGAAGGCGCTGGCGGTCGACGTGCAGCGCAACCTGCGCTCGCCGCTCACCGGCATCCGGCAGGCGGCGCAGCGGCTGGGCCACGCGGTCCCGGACGTCACGGTCGGGATGCGCACCGGCGACACCCCGGCCGACGAGCGGCGCTCCTTCATGCGCACCCCGCCCGACGTGCTGGTCACCACGCCGGAGTCGCTGTTCCTGATCCTCACCTCGGCGGCGCGGGAGTCGCTCAAGGGGGTGGAGACCGTGATCCTCGACGAGGTGCACGCGGTCGCCGGCACCAAGCGCGGCGCGCACCTGGCGCTGTCGCTGGAGCGGCTCGACGAGCTGCTGGCGCAGCCCGCGCAGCGCATCGGGCTCTCGGCCACCGTGCGTCCGCTCGACGAGGTGTCCACGTTCCTCGCGGGCGCGCGGCCGGTGGAGATCGTGCAGCCCGCGATCCCGAAGACGATCCAGGTCACGGTCGAGGTCCCGGTACCCGATCTCGCCGCCCTCGACGCTCGGCCGGCGCCGGGCAGCTCCGACGAGGAGGTCATCGGGTCGGCGGCGGGCACGGCGCAGAAGCCGTCGATCTGGCCCGCGGTGGAGCGGCGGCTGCTGGAGCTGGTGCGGTCGCACCGGTCCACCATCGTGTTCTCCAACTCCCGGCGTCTGGCCGAGCGGCTGACCTCGCGGCTCAACGAGCTGGCTGCGGAGGAGGCCGAGGGGGCGCAGGACCTCGACGATCCGGACGCGGCCTTCCCCGCCGAGGCCGTCGGGCAGTCCGGGATCGGCGGCGGGGCTCCGCCCACGGTCGCGAAGGCGCACCACGGGTCGATGTCGCGCGAGCAGCGCACGCTCGTGGAGGAGGAGCTCAAGGCCGGGCTGCTGCCGTGCGTGGTGGCCACCTCGAGCCTGGAGCTCGGCATCGACATGGGCGCGGTCGACCTCGTGGTGCAGGTGGAGGCACCCCCGAGCGTGGCGTCGGGGCTGCAGCGCGTCGGGCGGGCGGGGCACCAGGTGGGAGCGATCTCCACCGGCGTCGTGTTCCCGAAGTTCCGCGGCGACCTCGTGTCCTGCGCGGTCGTGGCCGAGCGGATGAGCTCCGGGCAGATCGAGTCGATGCGCTACCCGCGCAACCCGCTCGACGTCCTGGCGCAGCAGATCGTGGCGATGGTCGCGCTGGAGCCGTGGGCGCTCGACGACCTCACGCGGGTCGTCCGCCGCGCCGCCCCGTTCGCCGCGCTGCCCGACTCCGCCCTGCACTCGGTGCTCGACATGCTGGCCGGCCGCTACCCGTCGGAGGAGTTCGGGGAGCTGCGCGCCCGCATCACCTGGGACCGCGTCACCGACACGCTGCAGGGGCGCCCGGGCGCGCAGCGGCTCGCCGTCACCTCGGGCGGCACGATCCCCGACCGCGGGCTGTTCACCGTGATGACGCCGGGCGGGGCCGACGGCGCCGGGTCGCGGGTCGGCGAGCTCGACGAGGAGATGGTCTACGAGTCCCGGGTGGGCGACACGTTCCTGCTCGGCACGTCGAGCTGGCGGGTCGAGGACATCACCCACGACCGCGTGATCGTCACGCCCGCACCGGGCGTGCCGGCGCGGATGCCGTTCTGGAAGGGCGAGTCGATCGGCCGCCCGCTGGAGCTCGGACGCGCAGTGGGGGCGTTCGTGCGGGAGATGTCGGCCCTGCCCGACGCCGACGCGCGGGAACGGGCCACCGCCGCCGGGCTCGACACGTGGGCGATCGACAACCTGCTCGCCTACCTGCACGAGCAGCGCGACGCCACGCGGCACGTCCCGAGCGACCGCACGATCCTCGTCGAGCGCTTCCGCGACGAGCTGGGCGACTGGCGGCTCGTCGTGCACTCGCCGTTCGGCCGCCAGGTCAACGGCCCGTGGGCGCTCGCGATCACCGCCCGGATGCGCGAGCGGCGCGGCGTCGAGTGCCAGGCCTCCGCCGGTGACGACGGGATCGTGCTGCGCCTGCCCGACGCCGTCGACGAGTCCGGCACCGAGGTCGTGCCCACCGCCGAGGACGTGCTGCTCGACCCCGCGGAGGTGGAGCAGATCGTCGTCGCGGAGCTGGGCGGGTCCTCGCTCTACGCGTCGCGGTTCCGGGAGTGCGCGGCGCGCTCGCTGCTGCTCCCCCGCCGCGACCCGAAGCGCCGCGCGCCGCTGTGGCAACAGCGGCAGAAGTCGGCGCAGCTCCTGGCGGTGGCGGGGCGCTACGAGCAGTTCCCGGTCACGCTCGAGGCGATGCGCGAGTGCGTGCAGGACGTCTACGACCTGCCGGGGCTGCGCTCGCTGATGGCCGACGTGCAGGGTCGCAAGGTCCAGGTCGTCGAGGTGGCCACGCCGGCGCCGTCGCCGTTCGCGCGGAGCCTGCTGTTCGGCTACGTCGGGATGTTCCTCTACGAGGCCGACGCCCCGCTGGCGGAGCGCCGCGCCGCCGCGCTGTCGCTCGACTCCACGCTGCTCGCGGAGCTGCTGGGCTCCGAGGCGATCCGGGAGCTGCTCGACCCCGAGGTGCTGGCCGAGGTCGAGGCGTCCCTGCAGCGACTCGCCGGGGACCGCCACGCCCGCGACGCGGAGGGGGCGGCCGACCTGCTGCGCTTCCTCGGCGACCTGACCACGGCCGAGGCCGCGGCCCGCGGGGTCGCCGTCGAGTGGCTGCAGGGGCTCGAGTCCGCGCGCCGGGCGATCCGGGTGCGCATCGGCGGCGAGGAGCGCTGGCTCGCCATCGAGGACGCCGGGCGCGTGCGCGACGCACTCGGCGCGGCCCTGCCCGTCGGGGTGCCGGAGGCGTTCACCGAGCCGGTCACCGACCCGCTGGGCGATCTCGTGCTCCGCTACGCCCGCACCCACGGCCCGTTCGCGTCCGCCGACTGCGCCGCGCGGTTCGGGCTGGGCGTCGCCGTCGTGGCCGGGGTGCTCGACCGCCTGGTCGGGTCGGGCCGGGTGGTCCGCGGGGAGCTGCGGCCCGGCGCGGAGGGCATCGAGTACTGCGACGCCGAGGTGCTGCGGCGCCTGCGGCGCGGGTCGCTGGCGCGGCTGCGGGCCGAGGTCGAACCGGTGGAGCAGCGGGCACTGGGCCGGTTCCTGCCTGCGTGGCAGGGCGTGCGCACGGGAGCGGAGGACGGCCGCCGCGGCCGGATGCGCCGCGCCCCGGGCGCGGAGGACGTCCTCGGCGTGGTGGAGCAGCTGGCCGGCGCACCGCTGCCGGCGAGCGCGCTCGAGTCGCTGATCCTGCCCGCGCGGCTGCCCGGCTACACCCCGGCCCTGCTCGACGAGCTCACCGCGGCCGGCGAGGTCACGTGGACCGGGTGCGGCCCCCTGGCCGGCAACGACGGCTGGCTCGCCGTCGCACCCGCCGACGTCGCCGACCTGCTGCTCCCCGAGCCCGAGACCGACCTCGCCGACGCCCCGCTGCACCGGGCCGTGCTCGGCGCCCTCGACGGCGGCGGTGCGCTGTTCTTCCGCGAGCTGGCCGAGCGGGCCGGGCGCGCGCTCGTCGCCGACGGGGAGCCGAGCCCGGGCGACGACGCCGTGGTCGCGGCGATCTGGGACCTCGTCTGGGCCGGGCTGCTCACCAACGACACCCTCGGCCCGCTGCGGGCCCGGCTCTCCGGTGGGAAGGGTGGCGCGCACCGCACGAAGCGCACGGCTTCGCGCGGGCGGTACGCGCAGCTCCGGGCCGGGCGGCCCTCCATGCCGAGCCGCGGTGGACCGCCGTCGGTGGGCGGGCGGTGGGCACTCGGGGTCGCGCGGGAGCCCGACGCCACCCGCCGGGCGCACGCCCGTGCGGAGGCGTTCCTGGAGCGGCACGGTGTGCTCACCCGCGGGGCGCTGGGCACCGAGCGGGTGGTCGGCGGGTTCGCGGCGGTCTACCGGGTGCTGCGGGCGATGGAGGACTCCGGGCGCGCGCGCCGCGGCTACGTGGTCGAGGGGCTCGGGGCGGCGCAGTTCGCGGTGCCCGGGGCGATCGACCGGCTGCGGGCGATGTCGCGGCCCGACGGCGCCGTGAGCGAGGAGGGCGGCCTGTCCCGCGTGGTCCTCGCCGCGGCCGACCCGGCCCAGCCCTACGGCGCGGCCCTGCCCTGGCCCGCCACCGTCGGCGAGACGAAGCACCGACCGGGCCGCAAGGCGGGCGCGCTCGTCGTGTTGGTGGAGGGGGCGCCCGCACTGTACGTCGAGCGGGGCGGGAGGTCGCTGCTGTCGTTCACCACCGAACCCACCGAGCTGACGGCCGCTGCGCAGGCACTGGCCGGGGCGGTACACGAGGGATGGCTCGGCTCGCTGGCGGTGGAGAAGGCCGACGGTGTCGGGTCGCTGGGCTCGGAGCTGGCCGACGTGCTCACCGAGGCCGGGTTCCGTGTCACCCCGAAGGGCCTGCGCCTGCGCGCCTGA
- a CDS encoding DMT family transporter: MTDRRVDGLAAAALVVLWSSGFVGAELGTRTAPAVTLLAWRYVIAALLLGLVAAALRRPTPPGAWRRQAGLGVLVQVLYLGGIVTGVGLGVPAGTAALIAAVQPLLVAVVGGPLLGERTTGRQRAGLALGLVGVVWVVAGDVGGGTAPNWAYLLPVGGMLALTAGTVLQRRMRAPETPLQSLTMQTAVAAALFVAAALFVAATAGTGDLVPPADAAFWWAVAWVVLLSSFGGYGAYLVVLRRSGALRVSTLLYLTPPVTAVWAYLMFGEVPGALAWPGAVACAVGVALVLPRRPQESVGPPAHDGAHDRARRVLPRHP, from the coding sequence ATGACGGACAGAAGGGTCGACGGCCTCGCGGCTGCCGCACTGGTGGTGCTGTGGAGCTCGGGCTTCGTCGGAGCCGAGCTGGGCACCCGGACGGCGCCCGCGGTGACGCTCCTGGCGTGGCGGTACGTGATCGCGGCGCTGCTGCTGGGGCTGGTGGCCGCGGCACTGCGCCGCCCGACCCCGCCCGGCGCGTGGCGGCGGCAGGCCGGGCTGGGGGTGCTGGTGCAGGTCCTCTACCTCGGCGGGATCGTGACCGGGGTCGGGCTCGGGGTCCCGGCCGGGACCGCGGCGCTGATCGCGGCGGTGCAGCCGCTGCTCGTCGCGGTCGTCGGCGGCCCGCTGCTGGGCGAGCGGACGACGGGGCGCCAGCGCGCCGGGCTGGCGCTCGGGCTGGTCGGCGTCGTCTGGGTCGTCGCGGGTGACGTGGGGGGCGGTACCGCGCCGAACTGGGCGTACCTGCTGCCCGTCGGCGGGATGCTCGCGCTCACCGCGGGCACGGTGCTGCAGCGCCGGATGCGCGCCCCGGAGACGCCGCTGCAGTCGCTGACGATGCAGACGGCGGTCGCGGCCGCCCTGTTCGTCGCGGCCGCCCTGTTCGTCGCGGCCACCGCGGGCACCGGGGACCTCGTACCGCCCGCGGACGCCGCGTTCTGGTGGGCCGTCGCCTGGGTGGTCCTGCTGTCGTCGTTCGGCGGGTACGGGGCCTACCTGGTCGTGCTGCGCCGCAGCGGCGCACTGCGGGTGAGCACCCTGCTCTACCTGACGCCGCCGGTCACCGCGGTGTGGGCGTACCTGATGTTCGGGGAGGTCCCCGGGGCTCTGGCGTGGCCCGGCGCGGTGGCCTGCGCGGTCGGCGTCGCACTGGTGCTCCCGCGGCGACCGCAGGAAAGTGTCGGACCCCCGGCGCATGATGGTGCCCATGACCGCGCTCGACGGGTTCTCCCCCGCCACCCGTGA